In a genomic window of Glaciimonas sp. PCH181:
- the prmA gene encoding 50S ribosomal protein L11 methyltransferase produces MSWTEIVIEVARNHAEALSDALMEAGALSVSVEDADEGTAAEQPLFGEPGMEPEAAAWERSRVVALSDIDADHPAIVSAAALACGLETAPVYTLRAVGDQDWVRLTQSQFAPIHIGKNIWVVPSWHDAPDANGLILELDPGLAFGTGSHPTTRLCMEWLESHLGEQKVASVLDYGCGSGILAMVAKKLGAANVIGVDIDPQAIVSAHDNSARNHCEIAYYLPDEFVSLSPQGTFDIVVANILSGPLKLMSPMLCARIAPGGSLTLSGVLAEQAQDVIAAYAPWLQMTVWRELDGWVALSGTLPLQTERAA; encoded by the coding sequence ATGAGCTGGACCGAAATAGTCATAGAAGTAGCCCGTAATCACGCTGAGGCATTGTCGGATGCGTTGATGGAGGCTGGCGCGTTATCGGTCTCAGTGGAAGACGCCGACGAAGGCACTGCCGCCGAACAACCGTTGTTCGGCGAGCCGGGGATGGAGCCGGAAGCCGCAGCATGGGAACGTAGCCGCGTAGTGGCGCTGAGTGATATCGATGCGGATCATCCCGCCATCGTCAGCGCAGCGGCCCTTGCCTGCGGCCTGGAAACTGCCCCGGTTTATACCTTGCGCGCAGTCGGCGATCAGGATTGGGTTCGTCTCACCCAATCCCAGTTTGCGCCTATCCATATCGGCAAAAATATCTGGGTCGTGCCCAGCTGGCACGATGCACCGGACGCGAATGGCCTGATTCTGGAGCTTGATCCCGGTCTCGCGTTCGGCACCGGCAGTCATCCCACTACACGGTTATGCATGGAATGGCTAGAAAGCCATCTCGGCGAACAAAAGGTCGCCTCCGTACTCGACTATGGTTGCGGATCAGGTATTTTGGCGATGGTGGCTAAAAAACTTGGTGCCGCCAATGTTATCGGTGTGGATATCGACCCGCAGGCGATTGTATCGGCGCACGATAATAGCGCCCGTAATCACTGTGAGATTGCTTACTATCTTCCTGACGAGTTCGTCAGCCTGTCGCCGCAAGGGACTTTCGATATCGTCGTGGCGAATATCTTGTCAGGCCCGCTGAAATTGATGTCGCCAATGTTATGCGCCCGCATTGCGCCGGGCGGCAGTCTGACTTTGTCAGGCGTTTTGGCAGAACAGGCACAGGATGTTATCGCCGCTTACGCACCATGGCTACAAATGACGGTGTGGCGCGAGCTAGATGGATGGGTTGCCTTATCTGGAACGCTTCCCCTGCAAACCGAACGGGCCGCATAG
- a CDS encoding DUF3426 domain-containing protein: MALATQCPHCQTIFRVANDQLKLRAGLVRCGACREVFNGIEHLVRPGHATSGDSNSFPSTSQHGNPSPTATWTNERSAPIAPPLAISAPMPLPTPPAPEIVSPRASNPLPNNTATPTPVDTFHAAPNYSAQPAAEQPIFGETKESPSIQKVPSPYPHFAPPSQIDKESAYSPTPASALQSEFAEKRQEVSPIPAASSGYAVQKLHVTVPLTSSPNVWHRHVNAIPTNVGDSASEDPLQRMTLFQIEPGALDGTDYSADDDELDRLIDELQNRPWRGKKQNAPGIAAPKVPDVILGEARDTLGEKAGNRVNEYSTPPTTVTEDSEDIIAEPRFMQEARRKQRVGGAIRTSMWLGCVLLLITLIGQAGYTFRNQLAASLPPLKPALQRACNYLGCKIGLPMNIDGISIDANDLQLIVPARNQFALSVLMRNRNSSVQAWPNIELTLNDTSEKAIARRVFTPTDYLPATINATNATLLTQGFARNTEQSVKLTFELSQLKASGYRVYLFYP, translated from the coding sequence ATGGCTCTGGCGACGCAATGCCCCCATTGTCAGACCATTTTTCGGGTCGCTAACGACCAATTAAAATTGCGCGCAGGGCTGGTCCGTTGCGGTGCCTGCCGTGAAGTATTCAACGGCATTGAGCACTTAGTAAGACCGGGCCATGCAACTTCCGGCGACAGCAATAGCTTTCCGTCTACCAGCCAACATGGCAATCCATCGCCCACGGCGACGTGGACCAACGAACGTTCGGCGCCAATAGCACCACCTTTGGCAATATCGGCACCGATGCCTCTACCAACGCCGCCCGCGCCTGAAATAGTTTCTCCGCGGGCTTCGAATCCGCTACCAAACAACACTGCGACACCCACTCCGGTTGATACATTTCACGCGGCACCAAATTACTCTGCCCAGCCTGCTGCTGAACAGCCGATATTCGGTGAGACTAAAGAGTCACCATCAATCCAAAAAGTACCGTCACCCTACCCGCATTTTGCCCCTCCAAGCCAAATCGACAAGGAAAGTGCTTATTCTCCAACCCCCGCCAGCGCTCTCCAATCCGAATTCGCAGAGAAACGCCAAGAGGTATCTCCGATACCTGCAGCCTCATCTGGATACGCGGTGCAAAAGCTGCACGTTACCGTCCCGCTGACAAGTTCGCCCAATGTCTGGCATCGCCATGTCAACGCGATCCCAACTAACGTTGGCGATAGCGCCAGCGAAGATCCGTTGCAACGCATGACCTTGTTTCAAATAGAGCCCGGGGCATTGGATGGTACGGATTATTCGGCTGATGACGACGAGTTAGATCGACTTATCGATGAATTACAAAATAGACCGTGGCGCGGAAAAAAACAAAACGCGCCGGGAATTGCCGCCCCAAAGGTCCCCGACGTCATTTTAGGTGAGGCCCGCGATACGCTCGGCGAGAAAGCTGGCAATCGCGTCAACGAGTACAGTACCCCTCCTACAACCGTTACCGAAGATAGCGAAGATATCATCGCCGAACCACGCTTCATGCAGGAAGCAAGGCGTAAACAGCGTGTCGGCGGCGCAATAAGAACGAGTATGTGGTTAGGCTGTGTATTGCTGCTGATCACGCTAATCGGACAAGCCGGTTACACATTTCGGAATCAGTTAGCAGCAAGTTTGCCGCCGCTAAAGCCTGCGTTACAGAGGGCTTGTAATTATCTGGGCTGCAAGATTGGCTTACCGATGAACATCGACGGCATATCCATTGATGCTAACGATCTGCAATTAATCGTTCCAGCACGCAATCAGTTCGCTCTCTCTGTGCTCATGCGCAATCGAAATAGTAGCGTTCAGGCTTGGCCAAATATTGAACTCACCTTAAACGATACCAGCGAAAAAGCGATTGCGCGTCGCGTGTTTACGCCAACTGACTATTTGCCCGCCACGATCAACGCAACTAACGCGACACTATTGACACAAGGATTTGCCCGCAATACAGAGCAGTCCGTCAAATTGACATTTGAACTGTCTCAATTGAAAGCATCTGGCTATCGCGTTTATCTGTTTTATCCGTAA
- the accC gene encoding acetyl-CoA carboxylase biotin carboxylase subunit — MFEKILIANRGEIALRIQRACREMGIKTVVVHSEADREAKYVKLADESVCIGPAPSSLSYLNMPAIISAAEVTDAEAIHPGYGFLSENADFAERVEQSGFVFIGPRPANIRLMGDKVSAKQAMIRAGVPCVPGSEGALPDDPKEVIKIARKIGYPVIIKASGGGGGRGMRVVHTEAALANAVTMTKTEAGAAFGNPEVYMEKYLENPRHVEIQILADQYKNAIWLGERDCSMQRRHQKVIEEAPAPGIPRKVVEKIGDRCAEACRKMDYRGAGTFEFLYENGEFYFIEMNTRVQVEHPITEMITGVDIVQEQIHIAAGEKLRYRQRDIQLTGHSIECRINAEDPFKFTPSPGKILSWHAPGGPGIRVDSHAYAGYYVPPHYDSMIGKVISYGTTREQAIKRMQIALSEMVVEGISTNIPLHRELMIDARFIEGGTNIHYLEHKLAERPELPKSEKK; from the coding sequence ATGTTTGAAAAAATTCTCATCGCCAATCGCGGCGAAATCGCCCTGCGCATACAACGCGCGTGTCGTGAAATGGGCATCAAAACCGTGGTGGTCCATTCAGAAGCCGACCGCGAAGCCAAATACGTGAAGCTGGCCGATGAATCGGTCTGTATCGGCCCGGCGCCGTCAAGCCTGAGTTACCTGAACATGCCTGCGATCATTAGCGCAGCAGAAGTGACCGATGCTGAGGCGATTCATCCCGGCTACGGTTTCTTATCGGAAAACGCCGATTTCGCTGAACGTGTAGAACAATCCGGCTTTGTCTTTATCGGCCCACGTCCAGCGAATATCCGCTTGATGGGCGATAAAGTCTCCGCCAAACAGGCCATGATCCGTGCCGGCGTACCTTGTGTTCCCGGTTCTGAAGGCGCATTGCCGGACGATCCGAAAGAAGTCATCAAGATCGCCCGCAAAATCGGGTATCCGGTCATCATTAAAGCCTCCGGCGGCGGCGGCGGACGCGGCATGCGCGTAGTGCACACAGAAGCAGCGCTGGCAAATGCCGTCACCATGACCAAAACTGAGGCTGGTGCAGCATTTGGCAATCCAGAAGTGTATATGGAGAAATATCTGGAAAATCCACGTCACGTGGAAATCCAGATTCTGGCCGATCAATATAAAAATGCGATCTGGCTAGGCGAACGCGATTGCTCCATGCAACGCCGCCATCAAAAAGTCATCGAGGAAGCCCCAGCACCGGGCATCCCTCGCAAAGTCGTTGAGAAAATTGGCGATCGTTGCGCTGAAGCCTGTCGCAAGATGGACTATCGCGGTGCTGGTACGTTTGAATTTCTTTACGAAAACGGCGAATTCTATTTCATTGAAATGAATACCCGCGTGCAGGTTGAACATCCAATCACTGAAATGATCACCGGTGTCGATATTGTTCAAGAGCAAATTCACATCGCAGCCGGTGAAAAACTGCGTTATCGCCAACGCGATATCCAATTGACCGGCCATTCGATAGAATGCCGTATCAACGCAGAAGACCCCTTCAAGTTCACGCCATCGCCGGGTAAAATCCTGTCATGGCATGCACCGGGCGGCCCTGGCATTCGGGTTGATTCGCACGCCTACGCCGGTTATTACGTCCCGCCGCATTACGATTCGATGATCGGTAAAGTCATTTCATACGGCACCACGCGTGAGCAAGCGATCAAACGCATGCAAATCGCTTTGTCTGAAATGGTGGTCGAAGGTATCAGCACCAACATCCCTCTGCATCGCGAGTTGATGATTGATGCACGCTTCATCGAAGGCGGTACAAACATCCATTATCTAGAGCATAAACTGGCCGAAAGACCAGAATTGCCTAAATCTGAAAAGAAGTAA
- the mpl gene encoding UDP-N-acetylmuramate:L-alanyl-gamma-D-glutamyl-meso-diaminopimelate ligase: protein MHIHILGICGTFMGGLAVLAKQAGHEVTGCDANVYPPMSTQLEAQGIALVQGFGAEQIALAPDLFVVGNVVSRGNPLMEEILNRGLPYTSGPQWIGEHILADKWVLAVAGTHGKTTTSAMLAWILEDAGYDPGFLIGGVPMNFGISARLSGKGADASASSFFVIEADEYDTAFFDKRSKFVHYHAKTAILNNLEYDHADIFPDLAAIETQFHHLVRTVPGIGRLVVNAREASLQRVLARGCWSDKELFGIENQSDQRESVDQQGWSLTTHADGNFDVSFNGVSLGTVEWALTGEHNRMNAVAAIAAARHVGVPAEQAIKALATFENVKRRMELRGTVNQIAVYDDFAHHPTAIATTVAGLRKKVGEIRILAVLEPRSNTMKLGAMKDALPDSLIDADLVFGYGAQGQGKEALGWDLGEALAPLGEKARAYDVLDQLVAAVAQAARPGDQILVMSNGGFGGVHQKLLDALAAPTNRASHLPAST, encoded by the coding sequence ATGCACATCCATATTCTTGGTATTTGCGGCACCTTTATGGGCGGTTTAGCCGTTTTGGCAAAACAGGCCGGTCATGAAGTCACTGGCTGCGATGCCAACGTCTATCCACCGATGAGCACGCAGCTAGAGGCGCAAGGAATAGCGCTGGTTCAGGGCTTCGGTGCTGAACAAATTGCGCTGGCGCCAGATTTGTTTGTGGTCGGAAACGTAGTGTCTCGTGGCAATCCGCTGATGGAAGAAATTCTCAATCGTGGCTTGCCTTATACCTCCGGCCCGCAATGGATCGGAGAACATATATTGGCCGATAAATGGGTGTTGGCGGTTGCCGGGACGCATGGCAAAACGACTACTTCAGCGATGCTGGCGTGGATTTTGGAGGATGCTGGCTACGATCCGGGCTTTCTGATTGGCGGCGTACCGATGAATTTCGGTATCTCGGCGCGTCTGTCAGGCAAGGGCGCGGACGCATCGGCCTCATCGTTCTTTGTCATTGAAGCGGATGAGTACGACACGGCGTTTTTTGATAAACGCAGCAAATTTGTCCATTACCATGCTAAAACAGCGATTCTGAACAATCTTGAATACGATCACGCCGATATTTTTCCCGATTTAGCCGCAATTGAAACCCAATTCCATCATTTGGTCCGCACCGTGCCCGGCATCGGTCGCTTGGTCGTGAATGCCCGTGAAGCCTCGTTGCAGCGGGTTTTGGCGCGTGGATGCTGGAGCGATAAAGAGTTATTCGGCATAGAAAATCAATCTGATCAGCGCGAAAGCGTCGATCAACAAGGTTGGTCTTTGACAACCCATGCTGACGGAAACTTCGATGTCAGTTTTAATGGCGTTAGCCTAGGGACCGTAGAGTGGGCGCTAACCGGTGAACATAACCGGATGAATGCTGTTGCTGCCATCGCTGCTGCGCGTCACGTCGGTGTCCCGGCTGAACAAGCCATCAAGGCGTTAGCAACGTTTGAGAACGTCAAGCGACGCATGGAGCTGCGGGGAACGGTTAATCAGATTGCCGTCTATGACGATTTTGCCCACCATCCTACCGCAATCGCCACCACCGTCGCTGGCTTGCGTAAAAAGGTTGGAGAGATCCGGATTCTGGCAGTGTTGGAGCCGCGCTCTAATACGATGAAGTTGGGCGCGATGAAGGATGCTTTGCCGGATAGCCTGATCGATGCGGATCTGGTTTTCGGCTATGGCGCACAAGGGCAGGGCAAAGAAGCGCTGGGATGGGATCTGGGCGAGGCTTTGGCACCGCTGGGCGAGAAAGCGCGGGCTTACGATGTGCTTGATCAGTTGGTGGCGGCGGTTGCGCAGGCGGCACGGCCCGGCGATCAGATATTGGTCATGAGCAATGGTGGTTTCGGCGGTGTTCATCAAAAACTGCTGGACGCGTTGGCGGCGCCCACTAATCGCGCATCCCACCTTCCTGCATCAACCTAA
- the accB gene encoding acetyl-CoA carboxylase biotin carboxyl carrier protein: protein MDLRKLKTLIDLVAESDIEELEVTEGESKVRIVKSSASHNQVVMMQPQVAHQAAQMQVAAPVAAAVEVPAIPEGHIVKSPMVGTFYRSSAPGAAVFVEVGSEIKEGETLCIIEAMKLLNEIESDKTGVVKKILVENGQPVEFGQPLFIIG, encoded by the coding sequence ATGGATTTGAGAAAACTCAAAACGTTAATCGATCTGGTCGCTGAATCGGATATCGAAGAGCTGGAAGTCACCGAGGGTGAAAGTAAAGTCCGCATCGTCAAATCATCGGCATCGCATAATCAAGTTGTCATGATGCAACCGCAAGTTGCCCATCAGGCTGCGCAAATGCAAGTTGCAGCGCCAGTTGCCGCTGCAGTGGAAGTGCCTGCAATCCCAGAAGGTCATATTGTCAAATCGCCAATGGTCGGTACTTTCTACCGTTCTTCAGCGCCCGGCGCGGCAGTATTCGTCGAAGTCGGCTCGGAAATCAAGGAAGGCGAAACCTTGTGCATTATCGAAGCCATGAAATTGCTCAATGAAATCGAATCCGACAAAACCGGCGTAGTAAAGAAAATCCTGGTGGAAAACGGCCAACCAGTTGAATTCGGACAACCTTTGTTTATCATCGGTTAA
- a CDS encoding TlpA disulfide reductase family protein: MKQKLLLYIPIAILFGAIGFYFNHQRLTPSAPAAPAVANLFAQSMVEATGKPEPLSEWKGKPLIVNFWATWCGPCVEEMPELNALRAELVSKNIHVIGIGIDSQDNIAKFAEKYKITYPLYVAGVNGTALLRQFGNDAGGLPFTVLIGADGQVKKMYLGSIKFDELRKDLALLGA; encoded by the coding sequence ATGAAACAAAAATTACTCCTCTATATCCCGATTGCGATCCTATTTGGCGCGATTGGCTTCTATTTTAATCATCAACGTTTAACACCATCCGCCCCGGCCGCACCTGCGGTTGCTAATCTTTTTGCGCAATCCATGGTCGAAGCGACAGGAAAACCGGAACCTCTCTCTGAATGGAAAGGCAAGCCACTAATCGTTAACTTTTGGGCAACTTGGTGCGGTCCTTGCGTAGAAGAAATGCCCGAATTGAATGCTTTACGTGCAGAATTAGTGAGCAAAAACATTCATGTAATCGGCATCGGCATCGATTCACAAGACAATATTGCGAAATTCGCTGAAAAATACAAGATTACCTATCCTTTATACGTCGCTGGCGTGAATGGCACGGCGCTGCTCCGTCAATTTGGCAATGATGCAGGCGGCTTACCGTTTACCGTTCTCATCGGTGCAGACGGACAAGTAAAAAAAATGTATCTTGGCAGCATTAAATTTGATGAGTTACGGAAAGATTTAGCATTACTAGGGGCTTGA
- the aroQ gene encoding type II 3-dehydroquinate dehydratase, giving the protein MAKNILLLNGPNLNLLGTREPEVYGSTTLADIVLAAQTQAATAGVRLAHFQSNHEGALIDRIHAARTEGVDAIVINPGGLTHTSVALRDALAGVAIPFVEVHISNVHKREDFRHHSYLSGIAVGVICGLGVEGYPIAIGFAVNQL; this is encoded by the coding sequence ATGGCAAAAAATATACTTCTTCTCAATGGCCCTAACCTGAATTTACTGGGCACACGTGAGCCAGAAGTTTACGGATCGACCACACTGGCAGACATCGTGCTGGCAGCGCAAACGCAAGCGGCGACGGCGGGCGTGCGACTAGCGCATTTTCAAAGTAACCATGAAGGTGCGTTGATTGATCGCATCCATGCCGCCAGAACTGAAGGCGTAGACGCCATCGTGATCAATCCCGGCGGACTAACGCATACCAGCGTTGCGCTAAGAGATGCATTAGCAGGCGTCGCCATTCCCTTTGTCGAGGTACACATTTCCAACGTTCATAAACGTGAGGATTTCCGGCATCATTCTTACCTGTCGGGCATTGCCGTCGGGGTCATTTGCGGGTTGGGCGTAGAAGGTTATCCCATCGCTATCGGATTCGCAGTCAATCAGCTTTAA